One region of Channa argus isolate prfri chromosome 20, Channa argus male v1.0, whole genome shotgun sequence genomic DNA includes:
- the hs3st3l gene encoding heparan sulfate (glucosamine) 3-O-sulfotransferase 3-like codes for MAAFHHHHHHHHHYYPNTDLRRLFHRLTFVSSLSILCFSLVYLLTGCCESQLTENSEIKTPTRDFLASGSGWPYVRNETSVALEGVTAVGGGAFSGHPGLEANNSGKEWTATRRLPQALIIGVKKGGTRALLEFLRLHPDIRALGSEPHFFDRHYARGLDWYRSMMPKALDGQIVMEKTPRYFVTVETPPRVHSMSQDVKLIVVVRDPVTRAISDYTQIISKTPDIPQFESLAFKNRTTGQIDSLWSPLWIGLYAQHLERWLAWFPRNQIHLVSGERLISDPAGEVGKVQDFLGLQRIVTDKHFYFNKTKGFPCLKKPEGSSKPHCLGKTKGRTHAFIDPEVMQRLRDFYKPHNQRFYQMAGQDFGWQ; via the exons ATGGCAgcttttcatcatcatcatcaccaccaccaccactactatCCAAACACGGACCTGCGGCGGCTCTTCCACCGGCTCACTTTCGTGTCCTCTCTGAGCATCCTCTGCTTCTCCCTTGTCTATCTCCTCACCGGATGCTGCGAGTCGCAACTGACAGAAAACTCGGAAATCAAGACTCCCACGCGCGATTTCCTCGCGTCCGGGTCAGGATGGCCATACGTGAGAAACGAGACCAGCGTTGCCCTGGAGGGCGTCACGGCTGTTGGCGGAGGCGCGTTCAGCGGGCACCCCGGCCTGGAGGCGAACAACTCGGGGAAAGAATGGACAGCCACTCGGAGGTTACCCCAGGCTCTGATCATCGGGGTTAAAAAGGGAGGCACCAGGGCTCTTCTGGAGTTCTTACGGCTCCACCCGGACATCCGCGCCCTCGGGTCTGAACCGCACTTCTTCGACCGGCATTACGCACGGGGACTGGACTGGTACAG AAGCATGATGCCCAAAGCTTTGGACGGCCAGATTGTTATGGAGAAGACGCCTCGTTACTTTGTTACCGTGGAAACACCACCACGAGTCCATTCTATGTCTCAGGATGTGAAGCTGATTGTAGTCGTCCGTGACCCCGTAACCCGAGCCATTTCTGACTACACACAGATTATCTCCAAGACCCCAGACATCCCTCAGTTTGAGAGCCTGGCCTTCAAGAACCGAACCACAG GTCAGATCGACTCGCTGTGGAGCCCTCTGTGGATTGGCCTGTATGCCCAGCACCTGGAGCGCTGGCTGGCCTGGTTCCCTAGGAATCAGATACATCTGGTCAGCGGGGAGAGGCTCATCTCTGACCCTGCTGGAGAGGTGGGCAAAGTCCAGGACTTCCTGGGCCTTCAGAGGATTGTCACGGACAAGCACTTCTACTTCAACAAAACCAAGGGCTTCCCTTGCCTGAAGAAGCCAGAGGGCAGCAGTAAACCTCACTGCCTGGGGAAGACCAAAGGGAGGACGCACGCCTTCATCGACCCGGAGGTGATGCAGAGACTGAGGGATTTCTACAAGCCACACAACCAGCGCTTCTATCAGATGGCAGGACAAGACTTTGGATGGCAGTGA